The following proteins come from a genomic window of Chloroflexota bacterium:
- a CDS encoding nucleotidyltransferase domain-containing protein, producing MIREIEQQHSALAELCRRYRVRQLQLFGSAATGAFVPATSDLDFIAEFADTRAVDYPDRYFDFAEALENLFKRPVDVLTKRAIRNPYFRAEVERTAQVIYEDDSKKTLA from the coding sequence ATGATCCGTGAAATTGAGCAACAGCATTCGGCATTGGCCGAGTTGTGCCGCCGATACCGCGTCCGTCAATTACAACTGTTTGGTTCGGCGGCGACCGGTGCGTTCGTGCCCGCAACGAGCGACCTGGATTTTATCGCTGAGTTCGCTGATACTCGAGCCGTGGATTACCCCGACCGTTATTTCGATTTTGCGGAAGCGCTCGAAAATCTCTTCAAGCGTCCAGTGGATGTTCTGACCAAGCGCGCGATACGCAATCCCTACTTCCGCGCTGAAGTTGAACGGACTGCCCAGGTGATTTATGAAGACGACAGTAAAAAAACGCTTGCTTGA
- a CDS encoding tyrosine-type recombinase/integrase, which produces MLTDHIAAFLGECKRAGLSPRTIDFYAYVLSLLNRHLDTQPINSTLVHEFIADMYERELSMYTIRGRIRTLKKFFRWCVSDERFVTDLGKNLTIPRVPDRIPRGISIPDFRKLFAAALSPRDRAILITLLDTGCRASELCGMRLSNLNLKDGIVLVCGKGNQEGFVSLSPPTQEVIQTWLDVRQSKSDYLFTSNTGGEFTYITLKEMLRRLKHRSGVTGPCNAHSFRHGFAREYVLDGGDLSTLADLLRHRDISTTRIYAVFSRAELQRKHQKHSPVARLGLGTLNLRN; this is translated from the coding sequence ATGCTTACTGATCACATCGCCGCATTCCTGGGTGAGTGTAAACGGGCTGGTCTGAGTCCACGCACGATTGATTTTTACGCCTACGTTCTTTCGCTTCTCAATCGTCACTTGGACACACAGCCGATCAATTCAACACTGGTCCACGAGTTCATCGCGGATATGTACGAACGCGAATTGTCCATGTACACCATCCGTGGACGCATTCGCACGTTGAAAAAATTCTTTCGCTGGTGCGTCAGTGATGAACGTTTCGTGACTGACCTGGGAAAGAATCTAACCATTCCACGCGTGCCGGATCGGATCCCGCGCGGAATTAGCATCCCAGATTTTCGGAAACTTTTTGCGGCGGCGCTATCACCCCGTGACCGAGCAATTCTAATTACCTTGCTGGACACGGGATGTCGCGCATCCGAACTGTGCGGGATGCGATTGTCTAACTTGAATCTGAAAGATGGGATTGTTTTGGTTTGTGGAAAAGGCAACCAAGAGGGATTTGTCTCCCTCTCGCCACCAACTCAGGAAGTGATACAGACATGGTTAGACGTACGACAATCGAAGAGTGATTATCTTTTTACATCTAACACTGGAGGGGAATTTACTTACATCACACTAAAAGAAATGTTGCGACGATTGAAACATCGTTCAGGAGTTACAGGACCATGCAACGCACATTCATTTCGTCATGGATTTGCGAGAGAATATGTTCTTGACGGCGGCGATTTGAGTACTCTCGCCGATCTGCTGAGACATCGTGACATCTCAACGACACGCATCTATGCTGTGTTCTCTCGGGCTGAACTGCAACGAAAGCACCAGAAACATAGCCCTGTGGCGCGTCTGGGATTGGGAACGTTGAACCTTCGGAACTGA
- a CDS encoding 3'-5' exonuclease, which yields MEPDYERDRGRAVEWARNLLAATDWVVLDLETTGLADDAQPVEIAVLNHRGETLLDTRVCPSVPIEKDATRVHGITNVSLNDAPMLHDVWEQLANVMQGKRVIIYNAAYDKSVLEQARQIFNLPELPASGYDCAMVWYAQYYGQWNDFFQSYTWQHLSGGKHTALSDCLATYTLIQEMAQYNNGERWLAEIEQAT from the coding sequence ATGGAACCGGATTACGAACGAGATCGAGGGCGCGCCGTCGAGTGGGCGCGGAATTTATTAGCCGCGACCGACTGGGTTGTGCTCGATCTTGAAACGACTGGGTTAGCCGACGACGCCCAGCCGGTTGAAATCGCGGTACTCAATCATCGCGGCGAAACCTTGCTGGATACGCGCGTGTGTCCGAGCGTTCCCATCGAGAAAGACGCCACGCGTGTACATGGTATCACGAATGTGAGTCTCAACGATGCGCCGATGCTCCATGATGTGTGGGAACAACTTGCCAACGTGATGCAGGGCAAACGCGTGATTATCTACAATGCCGCCTATGACAAGAGTGTGCTCGAGCAGGCGCGGCAGATTTTCAATTTGCCCGAATTGCCGGCAAGCGGATACGATTGCGCGATGGTCTGGTATGCCCAGTACTATGGACAATGGAACGACTTTTTTCAGTCCTACACGTGGCAACATTTGTCCGGGGGAAAGCACACCGCATTGAGCGATTGCCTGGCAACCTACACCCTAATTCAAGAGATGGCGCAGTACAACAACGGCGAGCGATGGCTTGCCGAGATCGAGCAGGCAACATGA
- a CDS encoding ribonuclease HI, translated as MTQFKIWTDGACSGNPGVGAWAAIICDENDQIITELGQTEDRTTNNLMELRAALMALKFVDDVADVVIRTDSNLVVGWMLGTYDRKNHGCRAIADEIDRLIQHKNLSVEWVHVGGHSGDAMNERADKNAKRLIQARKRELQFPGTPR; from the coding sequence ATGACCCAATTCAAGATTTGGACCGATGGCGCGTGCTCAGGCAACCCAGGAGTAGGAGCTTGGGCGGCGATCATCTGCGACGAGAACGACCAGATCATCACCGAGCTGGGGCAAACCGAGGACCGCACGACGAACAACTTGATGGAGTTACGCGCGGCACTCATGGCGCTCAAATTCGTGGACGACGTTGCCGATGTGGTTATCCGCACCGACTCCAACCTCGTAGTCGGTTGGATGCTGGGAACCTACGACCGCAAGAATCACGGATGCCGAGCCATCGCCGACGAGATCGACCGACTCATTCAGCACAAGAATTTATCTGTGGAATGGGTGCACGTGGGCGGACACAGTGGCGACGCGATGAACGAACGCGCCGACAAGAACGCCAAGCGACTCATTCAAGCCAGGAAACGCGAACTGCAATTCCCAGGAACACCACGATGA
- a CDS encoding DUF86 domain-containing protein has product MKTTVKKRLLDALNACRAIQSFVVNRTFAEYEQNLMVRSAVERQFEIIGEALNQAEIEDSELSTLIPELRRIVGMRNRIIHGYDAVDDELLWQTIQTHVPPLAQRLGQLLETDN; this is encoded by the coding sequence ATGAAGACGACAGTAAAAAAACGCTTGCTTGATGCGCTGAACGCCTGTCGCGCCATTCAGTCATTTGTGGTAAACCGCACGTTCGCCGAGTACGAACAAAACCTCATGGTCCGTTCGGCGGTCGAGCGACAGTTTGAAATCATTGGCGAAGCGCTGAATCAAGCTGAAATCGAAGACTCCGAGTTGTCCACGTTGATTCCTGAATTGCGCCGAATCGTGGGGATGCGAAATCGGATCATTCACGGCTATGATGCTGTGGATGACGAATTGCTTTGGCAAACGATTCAAACACATGTACCTCCACTAGCCCAACGTCTTGGACAGTTGTTAGAAACAGACAATTGA